Proteins encoded together in one Catellatospora citrea window:
- a CDS encoding ROK family protein: MKQVLAVDVGGTKFAAAVVAQDGTVVIRSERVHLDADPDAVLAAVVADVLAGPVDAVGIGTAGPLDPVTGTVSPVNIPTWRDFPLADAVRQLTPNRPAVAIAGDAQCMAIGECWRGAAPAGRAVLGVVVSTGVGGGLILNGSPYLGPTGNAGQLGHMTIDPDGPPCPCGNLGCLEVLASGPAMVRHALALGWTPRAAADAAELAADAARGDADALAAFDRAGDALAVAFQTTAAMCDLDAVVVGGGVAAAGPVLLDPIRRGLSRRGGLAFARRFDVRVGALGRDAGLVGAAALAFAQVSADPPRRMQAVA, encoded by the coding sequence ATGAAGCAGGTGCTGGCCGTGGACGTCGGCGGCACCAAGTTCGCCGCCGCCGTCGTCGCGCAGGACGGGACCGTCGTCATCCGGTCCGAGCGGGTCCACCTCGACGCCGACCCCGACGCGGTGCTGGCCGCCGTCGTCGCCGACGTGCTCGCCGGACCCGTCGACGCCGTCGGCATCGGCACCGCGGGCCCCCTGGACCCGGTCACCGGCACCGTCTCCCCGGTCAACATCCCGACCTGGCGGGACTTCCCCCTGGCCGACGCGGTCCGGCAACTGACGCCGAACCGCCCTGCCGTCGCCATCGCCGGCGACGCGCAGTGCATGGCGATCGGCGAGTGCTGGCGCGGCGCGGCGCCGGCCGGTCGCGCCGTGCTCGGCGTCGTGGTGTCGACCGGGGTCGGCGGCGGCCTCATCCTGAACGGCAGCCCCTACCTCGGCCCCACCGGCAATGCCGGCCAGCTCGGGCACATGACCATCGACCCGGACGGGCCGCCGTGCCCGTGCGGCAACCTGGGCTGCCTCGAAGTCCTCGCCAGCGGCCCCGCCATGGTCCGCCACGCGCTCGCCCTGGGCTGGACACCCCGGGCCGCCGCCGACGCGGCGGAGCTGGCAGCCGACGCCGCACGCGGCGACGCCGACGCGCTCGCCGCGTTCGACCGGGCCGGTGATGCGCTGGCGGTGGCGTTCCAGACCACCGCGGCGATGTGCGACCTCGACGCGGTCGTCGTCGGCGGCGGGGTGGCCGCCGCGGGCCCGGTCCTGCTCGACCCGATCCGGCGCGGGCTGTCCCGCCGCGGCGGGCTCGCCTTCGCGAGACGGTTCGACGTCCGGGTCGGCGCGCTCGGCCGGGACGCGGGTCTCGTCGGGGCGGCCGCGCTCGCCTTCGCGCAGGTGTCCGCCGACCCGCCGCGCAGGATGCAAGCCGTGGCGTGA
- a CDS encoding galactose-binding domain-containing protein, with the protein MPTLVRSAARHRAPAPLLAVAAALVVLLAGYLVTVTGSGAHAADPLITPHCGASASSAENAGTPASAAFDGNTGTRWSSAFSDPQWIQVDLCTTATVSQVVLNWEAASARAFQIQLASSAAGPWTTVYSTTTGPGGVQTLAVSGTGRFIRLYATARNTAYGYSLWEFGVYGVVVGTGGCGTANAALNRPATASSAENAAMSAAAAFDGNTGTRWSSAFSDPQWIQVDLGTAQPVCQVVLNWEAASARAFQIQVAAAPSGPWTNLYSTTTGAGGTQTINVNGTGRYVRMNGTARNTAYGYSLWEFAVRLGSGATSPSPSPVPPSSSPSPNPGGFWGDTGTIPPAQNVVMLKILNRTNGRYPDSQVYWSYNGVARSIAEQPYFDMPVNTAGRMYFYLGSPTGQYWDFIEFTVGPSQFNGNTTRVDAFGLKLAMRLVSHSGYDVAVGEDQATFAEDRAVTFQRFVDAMPAEFKHLGQVQAPYRIPTPGSDPAFRTGGQYANYLSGYAASVGVTASTSDITGCAGVLANDPAMCSALNRHVAHLPRAQWSTPSLYYQAAPANFYSKFWHDNAINKLSYGFPYDDYADQSSFVSAGNPKYLLVAVGW; encoded by the coding sequence ATGCCAACGCTCGTGCGGTCCGCGGCTCGACACCGCGCCCCCGCCCCTCTCCTCGCCGTCGCAGCCGCGCTCGTGGTGCTGCTGGCCGGCTACCTCGTGACCGTCACCGGGTCCGGCGCGCACGCCGCCGACCCGCTGATCACGCCCCACTGCGGGGCGTCCGCCTCGTCCGCCGAGAACGCGGGCACGCCCGCGAGCGCGGCGTTCGACGGCAACACCGGCACTCGCTGGTCGAGCGCGTTCAGCGACCCGCAATGGATCCAGGTCGACCTGTGCACTACCGCCACCGTCAGCCAGGTCGTGCTCAACTGGGAGGCGGCCTCGGCGCGCGCCTTCCAGATCCAGCTGGCGAGTTCGGCCGCCGGGCCCTGGACCACGGTCTACAGCACCACCACCGGCCCCGGCGGGGTGCAGACCCTGGCCGTCAGCGGCACCGGCCGCTTCATCCGCCTGTACGCCACGGCCCGCAACACCGCCTACGGCTACTCGCTGTGGGAGTTCGGGGTGTACGGCGTCGTCGTCGGCACCGGCGGCTGCGGCACGGCCAACGCCGCGCTGAACCGGCCCGCGACCGCGTCGTCGGCGGAGAACGCCGCCATGTCCGCTGCCGCGGCGTTCGACGGCAACACCGGCACCCGCTGGTCGAGCGCGTTCAGCGACCCGCAGTGGATCCAGGTCGACCTCGGCACCGCCCAGCCGGTCTGCCAGGTCGTGCTGAACTGGGAAGCGGCCTCGGCGCGCGCGTTCCAGATCCAGGTGGCCGCCGCCCCCTCCGGCCCGTGGACGAACCTGTACTCGACCACGACCGGCGCCGGCGGCACGCAGACGATCAACGTCAACGGCACCGGGCGGTACGTGCGTATGAACGGCACCGCCCGCAACACCGCCTACGGCTACTCGCTGTGGGAGTTCGCGGTGCGGCTGGGCAGCGGCGCGACCAGCCCCAGCCCCAGCCCGGTGCCGCCGAGCAGCTCGCCCTCACCGAACCCGGGCGGCTTCTGGGGCGACACCGGCACCATCCCGCCCGCGCAGAACGTGGTCATGCTCAAGATCCTCAACCGGACCAACGGGCGCTACCCGGACAGCCAGGTCTACTGGAGCTACAACGGCGTCGCCCGGTCCATCGCCGAGCAGCCGTACTTCGACATGCCGGTCAACACGGCCGGGCGCATGTACTTCTACCTCGGCTCGCCGACCGGCCAGTACTGGGACTTCATCGAGTTCACGGTCGGGCCGTCGCAGTTCAACGGCAACACCACCCGCGTCGACGCGTTCGGGCTCAAGCTCGCCATGCGGCTGGTCTCCCACAGCGGCTACGACGTCGCGGTCGGCGAGGACCAGGCCACGTTCGCCGAGGACCGGGCGGTGACGTTCCAGCGGTTCGTCGACGCGATGCCGGCCGAGTTCAAGCACCTCGGGCAGGTGCAGGCGCCGTACCGGATCCCGACGCCGGGCAGCGACCCGGCGTTCCGGACCGGCGGCCAGTACGCCAACTACCTGAGCGGGTATGCCGCGTCGGTCGGTGTCACGGCGAGCACCTCGGACATCACCGGGTGCGCGGGCGTGCTGGCCAACGACCCGGCGATGTGCTCGGCGCTCAACCGGCACGTGGCGCACCTGCCTCGGGCGCAGTGGTCCACGCCGAGCCTGTACTACCAGGCCGCCCCGGCGAACTTCTACTCGAAGTTCTGGCACGACAACGCGATCAACAAGCTGTCGTACGGCTTCCCGTACGACGACTACGCCGACCAGTCCTCGTTCGTCTCCGCCGGCAACCCGAAGTACCTGCTCGTCGCGGTGGGCTGGTAG